The following coding sequences lie in one Microbacterium sp. XT11 genomic window:
- a CDS encoding dihydrodipicolinate synthase family protein, which translates to MSVPALRPQAAATLARGAVIPAHPLALTAGRRLDERRQRALTRYYLDAGAGGIAIGVHTTQFEIRDPEHALFEPVLALAAEELDARAGAEIVRIAGVAGDTAQAVAEAELARSLGYDAVLVSPRVAGADERALLDRARAVGEVLPVVGFYLQTAIGGPVLDREFWREFASIPAVVAVKAAPFDRYRTLELVRGVAASGRADEISLYTGNDDAIVADLLSEFHVDSPDGRRTLRFVGGLLGQWAVGTRAAVALLERARSAMEGDAEAYRELGLLASDMVDVNQAVFDPGNDFHGVIAGVHEMLRQQGLLEGIWCLDPAEGLSPGQADEIARVRRAYPHLNDDAFIAEHLEDWLR; encoded by the coding sequence ATGTCCGTTCCCGCACTCCGCCCGCAGGCCGCGGCGACCCTCGCCAGAGGCGCCGTGATCCCGGCGCATCCGCTCGCCCTCACCGCCGGCCGGCGTCTCGACGAACGCCGTCAGCGCGCGCTCACCCGGTACTACCTCGATGCGGGAGCCGGCGGCATCGCGATCGGCGTGCACACCACCCAGTTCGAGATTCGCGACCCCGAGCACGCGCTGTTCGAGCCCGTGCTCGCGCTCGCGGCCGAAGAGCTCGACGCCAGGGCGGGTGCCGAGATCGTGCGCATCGCGGGCGTCGCCGGCGACACGGCGCAGGCGGTGGCCGAGGCCGAGCTCGCGCGCAGCCTCGGCTACGACGCCGTGCTCGTGAGTCCTCGGGTGGCCGGGGCCGACGAGCGCGCTCTGCTCGACCGGGCCCGCGCCGTGGGCGAGGTGCTCCCCGTCGTCGGCTTCTACCTGCAGACCGCCATCGGCGGCCCCGTGCTCGACCGGGAGTTCTGGCGCGAGTTCGCCTCGATCCCCGCCGTGGTCGCGGTGAAGGCCGCGCCGTTCGACCGCTACCGCACGCTGGAGCTGGTGCGCGGTGTCGCGGCATCCGGTCGCGCCGATGAGATCTCCCTGTACACCGGCAACGACGACGCGATCGTCGCCGACCTGCTCTCCGAGTTCCACGTCGACTCCCCCGACGGGCGGCGCACCCTGCGCTTCGTCGGCGGCCTGCTCGGCCAGTGGGCGGTGGGCACGCGTGCGGCGGTCGCCCTGCTGGAGCGGGCGCGCAGCGCGATGGAGGGGGATGCCGAGGCGTACCGCGAGCTGGGATTGCTGGCGTCCGACATGGTCGACGTCAACCAGGCAGTGTTCGACCCCGGCAACGACTTCCACGGCGTGATCGCCGGCGTGCACGAGATGCTGCGTCAGCAGGGACTGCTCGAGGGCATCTGGTGCCTGGACCCCGCCGAGGGCCTCTCTCCTGGACAGGCCGACGAGATCGCCCGCGTGCGACGCGCCTACCCCCACCTCAACGACGACGCCTTCATCGCCGAGCACCTCGAGGACTGGCTGCGATGA